The following coding sequences lie in one Phragmites australis chromosome 8, lpPhrAust1.1, whole genome shotgun sequence genomic window:
- the LOC133927586 gene encoding uncharacterized protein LOC133927586, whose protein sequence is MGKYISSFPLPEIEEEHDTMYGEVREIFEERSIEVDHEFASVMSSLNREQRYAYDKILSYVDSGNGTAFFVDGPGGTGKTFLYKALLAKVRSEGKIAIATATSGVAASILPGGRTAHSRFKISLGIQEGGVCNFTKQSETAKLLRMASLILWDEVSMTKRQAIEALDKSLRDIMEKSDLPFGGKTIVFGGDFRQVLPVVRKGTRAQIINATLRKSYLWENMQKLRLVRNMRAQSDPWFSKYLLRIGNGTEETVKDDYVKILDEICVPYTGAESDIDNLIDRVFPMLATHISNSDYITSRAILSTRNENVDDINMRLIERFPGDEMVYHSYDLAIDDPNNYYPPEFLNSLTPNGLPPHILKLKVNCPVILLRNLDPANGLCNGTRLIVQAFQRNTIDAKNVLGQHAGKRVFLPRIPLYPSDDEIFPFKFKRNQFPIRVSFAMTINKAQGQMIPYVGIYLPNPVFSHGQLYVALSRATARRNIKILAASENDASVDSACTLTKNIVYKEVLTS, encoded by the coding sequence ATGGGTAAATACATATCATCATTCCCTCTTCCTGAGATCGAAGAGGAGCATGACACCATGTATGGAGAGGTAAGGGAAATATTTGAAGAGAGATCTATAGAGGTAGACCATGAATTTGCCTCGGTCATGTCATCTCTCAATCGTGAACAACGGTATGCTTATGACAAAATATTATCCTATGTTGACAGCGGTAATGGAACTGCATTCTTTGTTGATGGTCCTGGAGGGACCGGAAAGACATTCCTATACAAAGCTTTGCTAGCGAAGGTCCGTAGTGAGGGAAAAATAGCAATTGCTACTGCAACATCTGGTGTTGCTGCCTCAATCCTGCCTGGAGGCAGGACTGCACACTCAAGATTTAAGATATCATTGGGCATACAAGAAGGAGGAGTGTGTAACTTTACAAAGCAGAGTGAGACCGCGAAACTTCTTCGAATGGCTTCACTTATATTATGGGATGAGGTCTCTATGACAAAAAGGCAAGCAATTGAGGCACTTGATAAGAGCCTGAGAGACATCATGGAAAAGTCTGATCTACCATTTGGAGGAAAAACGATTGTTTTTGGAGGCGACTTCAGGCAGGTCCTTCCAGTTGTGCGAAAGGGTACAAgagcacaaataataaatgcaaCATTACGCAAATCTTACCTATGGGAAAACATGCAAAAGCTGAGGCTTGTTCGTAATATGAGGGCTCAATCAGATCCATGGTTTTCTAAATACCTACTACGTATCGGGAATGGCACTGAAGAAACTGTGAAAGATGACTATGTAAAGATACTCGATGAGATATGTGTGCCTTACACTGGTGCAGAATCAGACATTGATAATCTTATTGATAGAGTGTTTCCTATGTTAGCAACACACATATCCAATTCAGACTACATCACATCTCGCGCTATTTTGTCAACAAGGAATGAGAATGTCGATGACATAAACATGAGGCTTATCGAACGATTTCCTGGTGATGAGATGGTCTATCACAGCTATGATCTTGCAATTGATGATCCAAACAACTACTACCCTCCCGAATTCTTGAATTCTCTAACCCCAAATGGATTACCACCGCACATCCTCAAGCTAAAGGTCAATTGCCCTGTGATTTTGCTCAGAAATCTAGATCCAGCTAATGGTTTGTGTAATGGGACAAGGTTGATAGTCCAAGCATTTCAAAGGAACACTATCGATGCAAAAAATGTGCTAGGTCAACATGCTGGAAAAAGAGTATTCCTACCAAGGATACCTTTGTACCCATCTGATGATGAAATATTCCCCTTTAAGTTTAAGAGGAATCAATTTCCTATCAGAGTGAGCTTCGCAATGACGATCAATAAAGCACAAGGACAAATGATCCCTTATGTTGGAATCTATCTACCTAATCCAGTATTCTCTCATGGTCAGCTCTATGTCGCCCTGTCGCGAGCAACTGCTAGGAGAAATATCAAAATACTTGCTGCATCGGAAAATGATGCTAGCGTAGATTCAGCCTGCACACTAACCAAAAATATTGTCTACAAAGAAGTCCTCACCTCGTAA
- the LOC133927587 gene encoding uncharacterized protein LOC133927587 has protein sequence MDAMALVQKYGKPDIFLTMTCNPNWEEVLRELEPGQTPQDRPDLVVRNQNRTCKSYYPRQFTDTTLQGKDSYPIYRRRDDGQKVHVRGHVLDNRWVVPYNPKLLRRYDCHINAEVCSSIKAVKYLYKYIYKGHDRVSVSINDANDNHEINEIDDYREARWVAPQEALWRIFAFDLSGIFPPVLQLQLHLPGMHLVSYRDNADANCEFPWARSILYREFPEYAVWNPTLKKWKKRKQCTQVGRIISAHPAEGERYYLRVLLNHVAGATSYENLRTFDGVVYPTFREAAEKRGLIESDNNIDDCLTEAEIFHMPSSLQRLFATVLVFCEPNDVRGIWNKHLEAMSDDFR, from the exons ATGGATGCTATGGCCTTGGTGCAGAAGTACGGTAAACCAGACATCTTCCTCACCATGACTTGCAACCCTAACTGGGAAGAAGTACTTAGGGAGCTTGAACCTGGCCAGACACCACAAGACCGTCCTGATCTTGTTGTGCGA AATCAAAATCGCACATGCAAGAGCTATTATCCACGCCAGTTTACTGATACAACTCTCCAAGGCAAGGACTCTTACCCCATCTACAGAAGACGGGATGATGGGCAAAAGGTACATGTAAGAGGGCATGTCTTGGACAACAGATGGGTTGTACCATATAATCCTAAGCTACTAAGGAGGTATGACTGCCACATCAACGCCGAGGTTTGTTCAAGCATTAAGGCTGTCAAGTACCTTTACAAATACATCTACAAGGGTCATGACAGGGTATCTGTTTCTATCAATGATGCCaatgacaatcatgagattaatgagatCGATGATTACAGGGAAGCTAGATGGGTAGCCCCACAGGAGGCATTGTGGAGAATCTTTGCCTTCGATCTTAGTGGGATCTTCCCTCCAGTGCTCCAGCTGCAACTTCATCTCCCTGGCATGCATCTCGTGTCCTACAGGGATAACGCGGAT GCGAATTGTGAGTTCCCGTGGGCACGAAGTATACTATATAGGGAATTTCCAGAATATGCAGTTTGGAACCCTACATTAAAGAAATGGAAGAAGAGAAAACAATGCACACAGGTTGGAAGGATCATCTCAGCGCATCCTGCGGAGGGAGAAAGATACTATCTAAGGGTACTACTAAACCACGTGGCAGGTGCTacttcatatgaaaatctaAGGACATTTGATGGTGTTGTCTACCCTACCTTCCGAGAAGCTGCTGAGAAAAGAGGTCTTATTGAGTCAGACAATAACATCGATGATTGCCTAACAGAGGCTGAAATATTCCATATGCCATCATCTCTCCAAAGGTTGTTTGCCACAGTATTGGTTTTCTGCGAACCCAACGATGTCCGTGGGATATGGAACAAGCACCTAGAGGCAATGTCTGATGACTTCCGATGA